The following DNA comes from Curtobacterium sp. 9128.
CGTGTCTCCGGATCGACGACGGCGACGCTCGTTCCGGCGGACGTGTCGATGGCGAGCAGCACCCGTCCATCGTAGGCGTCCGGCCCGGGGAACGAGAGCGGGGCTGCTCGACACGACGGGCGTCGCGTCGGGCAGCCCCGCTCGGGACCGTCCGGGTCAGCGCGGCAGGATCGCCGGGCTCGTCCCCGCTGCGAGGCCGACGCCGAACGCCGTTGCAGCGTTCGTGTTCGTCACCGTCCAGAGGTCACTCGAGTTCGTCTGGACCGCGATGACGTACCCGCTTCCCACCGCCGCGATGGACGGGCTCGAGTCCGTCGCCATGCCGATGGAGAAGTGCGTCGCGGCGTTCGTGTTCGTGACGCTCCACAGGTCGCCGTTGTTCGCCTCCGCCGCGACGACGTACCCGCCCGAGGTCGCGAGGATCGCCGGGCTCGTGCCGCCTTCCATCCCGATGTGGAACGCCGTGGCGGCCTTCGTGTTCGTGATCGTCCACAGCACGTGCGTGTTCGTCTGCACGGCCACGGTGTAGCCACCGGACGTCGCTGCGATGGACGGGCTCGTCCCAGCGGCCATCCCGACGTCGAACGCCGTGGCGGCCTTCGTGTTCGTGACGGTCCAGAGCTTGCCCGTGTTGGTCTGCACCGCGACCGTGTACCCGCCGGACGTGGCCACGATGGACGGGCTCGTCCCAGCGGCCATCCCGACGTCGAAGGCGGTCGCCGCCTTCGTGTTCGTGATCGTCCACAGGTCGCCGGAGTTCGTCTGCACGGCGATGACGTACCCGCCGCCGGAGGTCGCGATGATCGACGGGCTGGTCCCGGCCTTCATGCCGACCGGGAAGTGCGTCGCCGCACCGCCCGACGTGATCGACCAGAGGTCACCGCCGGTCGCCTGGAACGCGATGACGTACCCGCTCCCCTGGGCCGCGATCGCCGGGCTGGTACCGGAGGCCACTCCGACCGGGAACGACGTCGCGGCCTTGCTCGCGGTGACGCTCCACAGCCCCGTCGACTTCACGTGCGCCGCGGTGACGTAGGACGCGGACGGCGTCGGCGCGTTCGGGATGCCGGGCCCTGACGTCACGCCGGGCTGCGACGAGTTGTGCGTCCCTGCCGGAGCGGCACCCCGAGGCGTCCACTGGCCGGGATCGGCGATGAACGCCGGCGCCACGGACTGCACGTACGCCGTGTACGACTCGTTCGTGTAGGTGGTCCAGGGCGAGAAGCTCTCCCCCGCGGCGACGTACTTCGCGAACGCGGCCTCGGCGTTGTTCCACGGGTCGAGCATCTGGAAGTCCTGGCCGTACTGCGGCACGGAGTCCCCGCAGGTGATCTGCCAGAGCCCCCATCCGGCACGGTCGCTGCCGGCACCGCAGTAGCCGACCCCCTGCTGGATCGCCCCCGGGTTGCCGCCGCTCTCGGCGATCGCGATGGCCGCTGCGGTCTTCGCCGATGCCGCCGTGCCGCCGGCGTCGATCCAGAACCCCTCGATCGCCGCGTACGACAGCGCGCCGCTGCCACCCGACGCCGCCGAGGCCGATGTGGTGGTGGTCACGGCAACCCCTGCCATGACCAGTGCTCCGACGGCGACGCCGCCCATGAGCCTGAAGAACGAGAACCGCTTGCGTCGTGGAACCGACGCCTCCCCTGGTGTCATGGGTTCAGGCTGGCCCCGGGATGCGTCATGAGCAGGGCGCGAAGCTGGGAAGACGGTGTCGAGACTGAGAGTCCCGCAAGGACGACCCCTCGCTCTGGGGACAACGCGACGCTGTCGGATCGACTCCGGCGGCCGACAGGGGTCGATGCGGGCCGTCCGGGTCGGCCCGCATCCACAGGGAGCGCCAGCGCATGCAGCAACGCACCATCAGAGCCGTGCTCGCGGCCGTCGTCCTCACCGCTGGACTCGTCGCGGTGCCGATCGGCAGCGACTCGATCGCACACGCCGAGGTACCCATCGGGAACATCGGCAAGTTCAAGCAGACCTTCCGCGAGAGCTTCAGCACGAAGGCCTCCGCCAGGGGACAGTTCGCGAAGACCTACGCGAAGTCGTGGCAGCCGTACCCGGACGGGATGGGCGACGGCAAGTACTGGTCCGGCACGCAGATCAGCGCGCACGGCGGGATCATGGACGTCACCCTCGACGGGAAGCACGGGGCCGCGGGGACGTTCGGGACACCGACCGGGGCGTGGTCGCACATCGGCGGGAAGTTCACCGTCCGCGCCAAGGCGAGCGGCGCGACCGGCAACGGCGCGGCGTTCATGCTCTGGCCGACGTCGAACGTCTGGTCGGAGGGCGAGATCGACTACCCGGAAGGCAACTTCGAGGCCGCACCGGTCTCCTACCAGCACTCGATGACGGCCGGGGCGGAGTTCAACGCCACCAGTGCATCCGCCCGGGTGTCCTGGCGCGACTGGCACACCTACTCGATCGAGTGGATCCCGAACAAGTCCGTCACCTACTTCGTCGACAACCGTGTCGTCCAGACCGTCACCAAGGACGTCCCGAAGACCGCGCACCGGTACATGTTCCAGACCGGCAACTGGGGCGCGACCGGGCACCTCAACATCGACTGGGTCACGACGTACGACTACAAGCCCTGACGGGTCAGAGTTCGACGCCGGCCTTCCGCAGGTCCTTCCCGATCGCCGCGGCCAGGACCCGCTGCCCGGCGACCGTCGGGTGTTCGCTGTCCGACTGCAGCAGACCGTGCCCGCCCGCGATCGGCTGCCCGATGTCGACGTACTGGCCGTGCACGGCGGTCACCGCGGCCTCGAGCGCGTCGGAGCTCACCGAGACCTCGTCCGGGATGCTCCCCGGCTGGTCCCACAGGGTGCTCAGTCCGACGATCTCGGCGTGCGGGAGCGCCGAGTGGATGTCCTCGATCGTCTCGGAGGTCGCCCGCTGGATGTCCGCGGCGTTCTCGCCCATGTCGTTGTCCGACGACTGCACGATGACGAGCGTCGGCTTCGCGGCGACCGCCTGGGACACGAGTCCGTCGTAGTGGGTGTTGCAGGCGTCGCCGTCGTTGATGAAGCCGGCTCCGCTGCACGCGACGTTCGTGAGGGCGAAGTGCTCCTTCGCGGCGAGCACCGCGGGCCACGCCAGGTCCTCGCTGTCCAGGCCGTACCCGGCCATGATCGAGTCGCCGATGGTGGCGACGCGCTGCGCTGATGCGGTCGGCGATGCGGTGCCGGAACCGGAGGCCTCTGAACGGATCGAGTGCGCCGCCCCGAGCGCGACCACGACGACCGCGACCCCGGCGGCGACGACGAGGACCCGGCGCATCTGCATGCGTCCACGGTAGCCACCGTCATCGGATCGCGATCGCCCGGCACCGGAACACGCAGGACCTTCATCAGGTCGCTGATCAGAGCGTGACGCCCGCCCAGCGTGGACCGGTGGCCGTGACGACGACACGGCGGGGCTCGTCGGGGACGTCGTCGGGGTCGAGGTCAGGATCGAGCGTCGCAGCACCGGTCGCGCGGACGATCTCGACGTCGAGCACGCTGTCGCTGATGCCGTCGACGAACCCACGTCCCCACTCGACGACGACGATCGCACCGTCCCAGTCGAGGTCGAGGTCGTCGAGCTCGAGGGGGTCCGAGAGCCGGTAGGCATCGACGTGCACCAGGTCGGGGCCGGCCGTCGTGGGGTGCGTCCGTGCGAGGACGAAGGTCGGACTCGACACCTGGCCCCGCGCGCCGAGCGCCGCACCGAGTCCGCGGGTGAGCGTCGTCTTGCCGGCGCCGAGCGGCCCGGTCAGCACGACGAGGTCGCCGGCGCGCAGGACCGCGGCGATCCGGGCGCCGAGTGCGCCCATGTCGTCGGTCCCCGCGACGATGGTGTCGAGCAGGACGGTCACGCCGGCTCGCCCCGCAGGTACTCGCCCACGCGCCCCTCGACGGAGTGCCCGGAGTAGACGCGCGGCACGCGGGAGCCGATGCGGCAGACGATCTCCTCGCCGATGGTGCCGAGCGCCGCACCCCACTCGAGCACGGTCGACTCGTCGCGCTCGCCCGTGCCGAAGAGCACCACGGTGTCCCCGGTCCGGACGTCGTCGTCCCCGACGTCGACGAGGAACTGGTCCATCGCGACCCGACCGGCGATCGGGTACCGCTTGCCGGCGATCGTCACCTCGAGGCGCCCCTGCGCCAGCCGCGGCACACCGTCCGCGTAGCCGACCGGCACCAGCGCGAGGGTCGTCTCCGTCGTCGTGCGGTACGTGTAGTCGTAGGACACACCGGTGTCGACCGGCACGCGCTTGGTCTTCGCGACCGACGCGGTGAGCGTCATCACGGGCTCGAGCCCGAGGTCCGCCGCCGAGACGCCGTCGGCCCCGGGGATGCCGAACAGGTTCGCCCCCATCCGGACCATGTCCTTGCGGAACTCCTTGCGCTCGAGTCCGGCGAGCGATGCGGCGACGTGCTCGATCGGGATGTCGAGCCCGAGGTCCTCGGCGCGTTCGACCGCGTCCTCGAAGAGCCCGACGGCGGCGCTGTCGTCGTCCTCGGATGACTCGGCCAGGTGCGTGTACGCGGCGACGACCTCGATGCGCCCGGCGCGCTGGGCGTCCCGTGCGGCCTCGACCAGGGCGGGCCAGTCGTCGACGGACGAACCGTCGCGGTGGAGCCCCGTGTCGAGTCCGAGGTGCACGCGGGCCGGACGCTGGTCGACGGCGTCCACGACGCGCTGCAGCTCGGGGACGTTCGAGACGCCGAGGTCCACGGCGGAGTCGATCGCGTCGCGGAAGTCGAGCGCCGGGTCGTGCTGCCAGGTGAAGAGGTGGACGTCCTCGCCGACGCCGATCGACCGGAGCCGGAGCGCGGCCGGGACGGTGAGGACACCGATCCAGCGGATGCCGGCGTCGACGGCGGCGAGCGCGATCGGTTCGAGGCCGTGCCCGTACGCGTCGGCCTTCATGATCGCCATGACCTCG
Coding sequences within:
- a CDS encoding glycoside hydrolase family 16 protein, with translation MQQRTIRAVLAAVVLTAGLVAVPIGSDSIAHAEVPIGNIGKFKQTFRESFSTKASARGQFAKTYAKSWQPYPDGMGDGKYWSGTQISAHGGIMDVTLDGKHGAAGTFGTPTGAWSHIGGKFTVRAKASGATGNGAAFMLWPTSNVWSEGEIDYPEGNFEAAPVSYQHSMTAGAEFNATSASARVSWRDWHTYSIEWIPNKSVTYFVDNRVVQTVTKDVPKTAHRYMFQTGNWGATGHLNIDWVTTYDYKP
- a CDS encoding SGNH/GDSL hydrolase family protein → MQMRRVLVVAAGVAVVVVALGAAHSIRSEASGSGTASPTASAQRVATIGDSIMAGYGLDSEDLAWPAVLAAKEHFALTNVACSGAGFINDGDACNTHYDGLVSQAVAAKPTLVIVQSSDNDMGENAADIQRATSETIEDIHSALPHAEIVGLSTLWDQPGSIPDEVSVSSDALEAAVTAVHGQYVDIGQPIAGGHGLLQSDSEHPTVAGQRVLAAAIGKDLRKAGVEL
- the tsaE gene encoding tRNA (adenosine(37)-N6)-threonylcarbamoyltransferase complex ATPase subunit type 1 TsaE, whose protein sequence is MGALGARIAAVLRAGDLVVLTGPLGAGKTTLTRGLGAALGARGQVSSPTFVLARTHPTTAGPDLVHVDAYRLSDPLELDDLDLDWDGAIVVVEWGRGFVDGISDSVLDVEIVRATGAATLDPDLDPDDVPDEPRRVVVTATGPRWAGVTL
- the alr gene encoding alanine racemase, whose product is MSAPLRQAEIDLDAYRANLDLVREWMDPVEVMAIMKADAYGHGLEPIALAAVDAGIRWIGVLTVPAALRLRSIGVGEDVHLFTWQHDPALDFRDAIDSAVDLGVSNVPELQRVVDAVDQRPARVHLGLDTGLHRDGSSVDDWPALVEAARDAQRAGRIEVVAAYTHLAESSEDDDSAAVGLFEDAVERAEDLGLDIPIEHVAASLAGLERKEFRKDMVRMGANLFGIPGADGVSAADLGLEPVMTLTASVAKTKRVPVDTGVSYDYTYRTTTETTLALVPVGYADGVPRLAQGRLEVTIAGKRYPIAGRVAMDQFLVDVGDDDVRTGDTVVLFGTGERDESTVLEWGAALGTIGEEIVCRIGSRVPRVYSGHSVEGRVGEYLRGEPA